The Pseudomonas iranensis genome includes a window with the following:
- a CDS encoding anti-sigma factor, whose translation MTGESAQERDELAGEYVLGTLSFEQRIEVQRRLPNDPELRAAVDAWERRLLELTDLAEPQQPSAQLWPRIERSLERLTVKKPLTSWWNLLPLWRGLSAAGLAATLILGTMLLTQTAPKPSYLVVLVAPQDKAPGWVIQASNAREIQLIPLGVVEVPADKALEFWTKADGWSGPVSLGLVKPGQALSVPLDKLPPLQPNQLFELTLEGANGSPIGKPTGPIQAIGRAVKVL comes from the coding sequence ATGACCGGCGAATCAGCGCAGGAACGGGATGAACTGGCCGGCGAATACGTGCTCGGCACCTTGTCGTTCGAACAGCGCATCGAGGTGCAACGGCGCCTGCCGAACGATCCCGAACTGCGTGCAGCGGTGGATGCCTGGGAGCGGCGCCTGCTGGAGCTGACCGATCTGGCCGAACCTCAGCAACCCTCGGCGCAGTTATGGCCTCGTATCGAACGCAGTCTCGAACGGCTGACGGTGAAGAAACCGCTAACCTCGTGGTGGAATCTGCTACCGCTGTGGCGCGGCTTGAGCGCGGCCGGGCTGGCGGCGACATTGATCCTCGGCACGATGCTGCTGACCCAGACTGCGCCGAAACCGAGTTATCTGGTGGTGCTGGTCGCGCCGCAGGACAAGGCGCCGGGCTGGGTGATTCAGGCGAGCAATGCGCGGGAGATCCAGTTGATCCCGCTGGGCGTGGTCGAGGTGCCGGCGGACAAGGCGCTGGAGTTCTGGACCAAGGCTGACGGCTGGTCGGGGCCGGTGTCGTTGGGCTTGGTCAAGCCGGGGCAGGCGTTGTCGGTGCCACTGGACAAACTGCCGCCGTTGCAGCCGAACCAGCTGTTTGAGCTGACGCTGGAAGGCGCCAATGGCTCGCCGATTGGCAAGCCGACCGGGCCGATTCAGGCGATCGGGCGTGCGGTGAAGGTGCTCTGA
- a CDS encoding phage infection protein — MKRQTLLSIAFSVFAVNAFAATPAHTMIAEGGSDKLIESRLAEGGSDRLIERRVAEGGSDRLIERRVAEGGSDRLIERGVAEGGSDRLIERRVAEGGSDRLIERRVAEGGSDRLIERRVAEGGSDRLIERRVAEGGSDRLIERRVAEGGSDRLIERRVA; from the coding sequence ATGAAACGCCAGACTCTTCTCAGCATCGCTTTCTCGGTTTTCGCAGTTAACGCTTTCGCCGCCACCCCGGCGCACACCATGATCGCCGAAGGCGGTTCGGACAAGCTGATCGAAAGCCGTCTGGCTGAAGGTGGTTCAGATCGTCTGATCGAGCGCCGTGTTGCCGAGGGCGGCTCGGATCGTCTGATCGAACGCCGCGTTGCCGAAGGTGGCTCGGATCGTCTGATCGAACGCGGTGTAGCCGAAGGTGGTTCTGATCGTCTGATCGAACGCCGCGTTGCCGAAGGTGGCTCGGATCGTCTGATCGAACGTCGCGTTGCCGAAGGTGGCTCGGATCGTCTGATCGAACGCCGCGTTGCCGAAGGTGGTTCGGATCGTCTGATCGAGCGCCGTGTTGCCGAGGGCGGCTCGGATCGTCTGATCGAACGCCGTGTTGCCGAAGGTGGTTCGGATCGTCTGATCGAACGCCGTGTTGCCTGA
- a CDS encoding DUF1615 domain-containing protein yields MYTSRLIIALGAVLLLAGCASQRSNEPAPRPPAEVKAEIVRLLPAKTADRQGWATDIYAAFAAQGISTTTQNLCSVLAVAEQESTFQADPTVPGLGKIARDEIDRRAAKVHIPSLLVSGALQVRSPNGKSYSERLNAARSEKELSAIFDDFIGMVPMGRTLFGGFNPVHTGGPMQVSIEFAEEHAKDYPYPVDGTIRREVFSRRGGMYFGIAHLLGYPVNYREPLYRFADFNAGWYASRNAAFQNAVSRASGIPLTLDGDLIRYDSIMPGSTELAVRTLGKSLGMRNPTIRDQLEKGKTLEFEETKLYQRVFELAERAEGKALPRAVLPGIVLQSPKITRKLTTAWFAKRVDERYKRCMAKAG; encoded by the coding sequence ATGTACACCTCAAGATTGATCATCGCCCTCGGCGCCGTGCTACTGCTCGCCGGTTGCGCCAGCCAGCGCAGCAACGAACCGGCGCCGCGTCCGCCGGCCGAAGTGAAGGCTGAAATTGTTCGGCTGTTGCCGGCGAAAACTGCCGACCGTCAGGGCTGGGCCACGGACATCTACGCTGCGTTTGCCGCACAAGGCATCAGTACCACCACGCAGAATCTGTGTTCGGTACTGGCTGTGGCCGAGCAGGAGTCCACTTTCCAGGCTGACCCGACGGTGCCCGGCCTGGGCAAGATCGCCCGCGACGAAATCGACCGCCGCGCCGCCAAGGTGCACATCCCCAGCCTGCTTGTCAGCGGCGCTCTGCAAGTGCGCTCGCCCAACGGCAAGAGCTACAGCGAACGTCTGAATGCGGCGCGCAGTGAAAAAGAGCTGAGCGCGATTTTCGACGACTTCATCGGCATGGTGCCGATGGGCCGCACGTTGTTCGGCGGCTTTAACCCGGTGCACACCGGCGGGCCGATGCAGGTCAGCATCGAATTCGCCGAGGAGCACGCCAAGGATTATCCGTACCCGGTGGACGGCACGATTCGTCGTGAAGTGTTCAGCCGGCGCGGCGGCATGTATTTCGGCATCGCCCACTTACTCGGCTACCCGGTAAATTACCGCGAGCCGCTGTATCGCTTCGCCGATTTCAACGCCGGCTGGTACGCCAGCCGCAATGCCGCATTTCAGAATGCGGTCAGCCGCGCTTCCGGCATCCCGCTGACCCTGGACGGCGACCTGATTCGCTACGACTCGATCATGCCCGGCAGTACCGAACTGGCGGTGCGCACCCTCGGCAAGTCGCTGGGCATGCGCAACCCGACGATTCGCGATCAATTGGAGAAAGGCAAAACCCTGGAATTCGAAGAGACCAAGCTCTATCAGCGCGTGTTCGAACTGGCGGAGCGGGCCGAAGGCAAGGCGTTACCGCGCGCGGTATTGCCGGGGATTGTGCTGCAGAGTCCGAAGATCACCCGCAAACTCACCACTGCCTGGTTCGCCAAGCGCGTGGACGAGCGTTACAAGCGCTGCATGGCCAAGGCCGGATAA
- the hemB gene encoding porphobilinogen synthase, which translates to MSSQFPEARPRRLRRNASLRSLFQETEFSLNDLVLPIFVEEDIDDFVPITSMPGVQRIPERKLASEIERYARAGIKSVMTFGVSHHLDANGSDTWREDGLVSRMSRIAKDAVPEMIVMSDTCFCEYTDHGHCGVMHNHEVDNDQTLINLGKQAVAAARAGADVIAPSAAMDGQVRAIRQALDAAGFTQIPIMAYSTKFASALYGPFREAGGSALKGDRKSYQMNPMNRREALRESLLDEQEGADALMVKPAGAYLDIIRDIRQASNLPLAAYQVSGEYAMIKFGAQAGAIDEDRVVRESLGAIKRAGADLIFTYFAMDLALAGI; encoded by the coding sequence ATGTCCAGTCAGTTCCCCGAAGCACGTCCCCGCCGTCTGCGCCGCAATGCGAGCCTGCGCAGTCTGTTCCAGGAAACCGAGTTCAGCCTGAACGATCTGGTCCTGCCGATCTTCGTCGAGGAAGACATCGACGACTTCGTGCCAATCACCAGCATGCCCGGCGTGCAGCGCATTCCCGAGCGCAAACTGGCCAGCGAAATCGAGCGCTATGCCCGTGCCGGCATCAAGTCGGTGATGACCTTTGGCGTGTCCCATCATCTGGATGCCAACGGCAGCGACACCTGGCGCGAAGACGGCCTGGTGTCGCGCATGTCGCGCATTGCCAAGGACGCCGTGCCGGAAATGATCGTGATGTCCGACACCTGTTTCTGCGAGTACACCGATCACGGCCATTGCGGCGTGATGCACAATCACGAAGTCGACAACGACCAGACTCTGATCAACCTTGGCAAACAAGCTGTAGCGGCCGCCCGCGCCGGTGCTGACGTGATTGCGCCCTCGGCGGCGATGGACGGCCAGGTGCGCGCGATTCGCCAGGCGCTCGACGCCGCCGGCTTCACGCAGATTCCGATCATGGCCTACTCGACCAAATTCGCTTCGGCACTGTACGGCCCGTTCCGCGAGGCCGGTGGCAGCGCGCTCAAGGGCGATCGCAAAAGCTATCAGATGAACCCGATGAACCGCCGCGAAGCCCTGCGCGAATCGCTGCTCGATGAGCAGGAAGGTGCCGATGCGCTGATGGTCAAACCGGCCGGTGCTTACCTCGACATCATCCGCGACATCCGCCAGGCCTCGAACCTGCCACTGGCGGCGTATCAGGTCAGCGGCGAGTACGCGATGATCAAGTTCGGCGCCCAGGCCGGGGCGATCGATGAAGATCGCGTGGTCCGTGAAAGCCTAGGCGCGATCAAGCGTGCCGGGGCGGATCTGATCTTCACTTACTTTGCGATGGATCTGGCACTCGCCGGGATCTAA
- a CDS encoding glutathione binding-like protein — protein MTDLSAFPITQKWPAQYPDWIQLYSLPTPNGVKVSIMLEEIGLPYEPHRVGFDTNDQTSAEFLSLNPNNKIPAILDPHGPEDKPLPLFESGAILIYLADKSGQLLAQEGALRYETIQWLMWQMGGIGPMFGQLGFFNKFAGKDYEDKRPRDRYVEESKRLLNVLNTRLEGRDWIMGERYTIADIATFPWVRNLLGFYEAGDLVGIQSFPNVTRVLERFLARPAVIRGLTIPS, from the coding sequence ATGACCGATCTGTCTGCATTCCCGATTACTCAGAAATGGCCGGCGCAGTACCCGGACTGGATTCAGCTCTACTCCCTGCCGACCCCCAACGGCGTCAAAGTGTCGATCATGCTCGAAGAGATCGGCCTGCCGTACGAGCCGCACCGCGTCGGTTTCGACACCAACGACCAGACCTCGGCGGAATTTCTTTCGCTGAATCCGAACAACAAGATCCCGGCGATCCTCGACCCGCATGGCCCGGAAGACAAACCGCTGCCGCTGTTCGAATCCGGCGCGATCCTGATTTATCTGGCCGACAAGAGCGGCCAGTTGCTCGCTCAGGAAGGCGCGCTGCGCTACGAGACCATCCAATGGCTGATGTGGCAGATGGGCGGCATCGGCCCGATGTTCGGCCAGCTCGGCTTCTTCAACAAATTCGCCGGCAAGGATTACGAGGACAAGCGCCCGCGTGATCGTTATGTCGAAGAGAGCAAACGCCTGCTGAACGTACTCAACACCCGCCTCGAAGGCCGCGACTGGATCATGGGCGAGCGCTACACCATCGCCGACATCGCCACGTTCCCGTGGGTGCGCAATCTGCTTGGCTTCTATGAGGCCGGGGATCTGGTCGGCATTCAGAGTTTCCCCAATGTCACACGGGTGCTGGAGCGATTTCTCGCGCGTCCGGCGGTCATTCGTGGCCTGACCATCCCGTCCTGA